From Grus americana isolate bGruAme1 chromosome 22, bGruAme1.mat, whole genome shotgun sequence, the proteins below share one genomic window:
- the PSMB3 gene encoding proteasome subunit beta type-3, with product MSIMSYNGGAVMAMKGKSCVAIAADRRFGIQAQMVTTDFQKIFPMGERLYIGLAGLATDVQTVAQRLKFRLNLYELKEGRQIKPQTFMSMVSNLLYERRFGPYYTEPVIAGLDPITHEPFICSLDLIGCPMITDDFVVSGTCSDQMYGMCESLWEPDMEPDHLFETISQAMLNAVDRDAISGMGVVVHVIEKDKITTRTLKARMD from the exons ATG TCTATTATGTCCTATAACGGGGGGGCCGTAATGGCCATGAAGGGCAAGAGTTGCGTGGCCATTGCTGCGGACCGGCGGTTTGGGATCCAGGCGCAGATGGTGACCACAGACTTCCAGAAGATTTTCCCTATGGGAGAAAGACTCTATATTGGATTGGCAGGACTGGCCACAGATGTGCAGACGGT TGCCCAGAGACTGAAGTTCAGGCTGAATCTCTATgagctgaaggaaggaaggcagatcaaaccccaaacttttatGAGCATGGTTTCCAATCTGCTCTATGAGAGACG GTTTGGACCTTACTACACAGAACCAGTCATTGCTGGGCTGGACCCCATAACACACGAACCTTTCATCTGCTCTCTAGACCTGATCGGCTGCCCGATGATAACCGATGACTTTGTGGTCAGCGGCACCTGCTCTGACCAGATGTACGGCATGTGCGAGTCCCTCTGGGAGCCCGACATG GAACCCGATCACCTCTTCGAAACAATCTCGCAGGCCATGCTGAACGCAGTGGACAGAGATGCCATATCTGGAATGGGCGTGGTAGTACACGTAAT TGAAAAAGACAAGATCACCACCAGGACCCTGAAAGCTCGCATGGACTAA